Sequence from the Panicum virgatum strain AP13 chromosome 5N, P.virgatum_v5, whole genome shotgun sequence genome:
GCTAGGTCGGGGGTCTTGGCCTCTTGGGGACAGCGATTTCATCCGGGAGGAAATTGGTATTTGATAGCTCTCACAAGTGGGCTTCGTCGAAATGTACCCTTAGAGTGGGCTTCGCTGGAAAGGGCTTATTAAATGGGATCAAACTGCTAGAAAGGACTATAGGGATTTTGTAACTTTATTTACACAGGTTGAGTCAACATGAGCATACAACATTACTACTTTGCCCCTGCCCAGTTTGTAACCGATCGGATCCCTTCTTAACGTTATTTTTTCCCGTTTGGACGTACATGtgttgtaaaaaaaaagaaagaaaggccaAGCGGCATCCTGGACACCTCCAGATGCTAGCCGCAAATCCCTGTCCTCACAAAGCCAATTTTTCTGATTGATTGGAAACCTGGAATTTGATATAGGTGCAAATTGTCATTGAAGAACATATACTACTTGTTCAATTCACATCTCACATAGACAGTATGTGAACAAGAACATACGAAAAAGATACATGCACAGTGAATGCCCAAATATTTTTAGTTCTCATTTCACTTGGTCTTCAACTTCCTTGGAATCAGCTTTTTTGCTGGTGATCTCTTGGGGGTGAATTTTGCATGGTTGCCTGCTCACCTCCACCTTCTCCCATTAGCATAGCAAGTCGACTGCAAAAGTGATATTGTCAGACATATTTCAGCTTTTAATTACATCAACACAACATCAATAAATTGATAGTATTCCTAACCTTCTAGTCAGCCTGTGGGGGCTGGCTTGCATTATTGACTCTTTAGTTGGCTTTGATGGACTTCGGACAGCAACAATGTTTTCCTGGGCATTTGGGGCTGCACCATTGTCATCTATATTTGCTTCATTTTCATGTACATTTGGGGCTGCACCATTGTCATCTATATTTGTCTTGGTCTTTTGCTTTTTCTGGCTTGGTACTTTAGCTTTGTCACCATACTTGGTGGTGTTCTTTCTTGGCTTTCTCTTCCTGCAAAATCAATTAAAATGGTTGTAGCTAGTTTGGCACAGCAATGAATTAAAGAGATGTATTGTGTACTTGCCTTTtctttgtgccattaagtcggcACTTGTAGCTAGTTTCACCGTGACCCAACTCTCCACATCCGTTGCACCTTCTTTTGCCTCTAATCATCTTCTTTTTAAATTTGTCAGCCTCCTTGTCAGCCTCATTAGTAGCCTCCTTGTCAACCTCCTTGGCAGTCTCCTTGGCATCCCTTTTTCCTTTGCTGCCTCCACCCTCTAGGAAGCCTTTGATCCTCAGTTTTCTGTACCTTCCTGCAGTCTTTTTATCTAGTGGTGCTCCAACCACAAAAGGCAAATCCACATTTGGCCAATGCGTCCGGTCAGGCAATGGCTCAATTATTGTATAGTATGCATTTTTGAATCTCTGAACTGAGTAGTACTCATGCACAAAATCCTCCAATTTCACATCCAAAGCTTGTTGTGCCGTAATCAAAGCTAAAGCATGCTGACAAGGCTTACCAGTGTGTTGCCACTCGAGACATGTGCACTCATTCAAATATGGCTTCACAACATGCCTATTATGAGTTGTGGTGCTGTCCCATACCTCAGCAACCAAACTATCAGCCTTCACAACATACAAGTGTCCTAATCCTCTTGTCTTCATTTTTAGTTGATGCAGGACAGCGGGTAGTATTTTCCCATGAAGCTTTTCTGCAATCCTTCTCCTCTTGTTCCACAAAATCATTATCATCTCTCTAATCTTGTCTGCAAGCTCAACAACAGGAAGGTCCTTCCAATCTTTAATCCAATTATTAAAACATTCGGCAAGATTGTTGGTAACATAATCACATTTGATAGCAGGGTCAAAGGCACTCCTCATCCACTTTAACTTATGATGATCGTACAGCCACTGCAATATTTCAGTGGAAGACTCTACAACAGAATTGAAGAAATACTGAAACACTTGAACTCTGTACGCTCTTGCTGCAGGATACATTTTTGAGTAAGCATCCCCACCCCACCTCTTTATAAAATTCTGCATTAGATGTCTAAAGCATTCTCTTTGTTCAGCATTAGGAAACACATCCTTAACTGCCTTTTCAAGGCCTTTGCATGCATCTGTGCAAATAGCAAGTACAGGAATATCACCTAAAGCATTATGTAACTGTGTCATGAACCAAGTCCAATTATCTGTTGTTTCACCATCTATGAATCCAAAGGCAACTGGATACATCCAGTTATGGCCATCTATAGCAGTGGCTGCAGCTAAATGTCCATTCCACCTACCATTGAGTGCTGTTGAATCTATGCTGAGATATGGCCTGCATCCATTTCGGAAACCCTCTATGCAAGGCCCCAATGCACAAAAGAACCTATGGAAATACACGTTTTCATCTACCTGTTGAATGCCAATCTCGATGACACTACCAGGTGACCTCTTCATGACCTCAGCCTTCCAATTAAACAACATCTGAAAGCTGTCCTCCCAGCTGCCATATAACTTTTTCAGAGCTATTTGTCTTCCCTTGCAAACTGTGTCATAATGAATTACACATTTATGGTCATCTTGTAGCTTGTCCCTCAACTCTTTAGGTCCCATATTTGTATGTTTTCTAAGGATGACAACAGCCTTTGAAGCTACCCAAGCACTTGTAGGTGTAGTAGTCCGCCTCCTTGCACTGGATGTACAATTGTGTCCAGCAATCAAAGTTGTCACCTGCAACCAATAACCAAATGAAAACAATTAACAACAGCTCATAACTCATAACTAAACAATAAGCACATTGTAATCAGTAAATAAATACCATTATAGTCTTCCGATCTGGCTGTCTGTTCCCAATAAGATGCCATGGGCATCCTTCAACTCTACAGTCAGCAACATATTTTTTGGGGCATGTTTTAAcaatttttaattcaaattcctCATTTATCGCAAACTGTCTTACTGCCAACCTAAACTCCTCCATGGACGGGTAAACGGTACCCAGATCCATGCTAGGCTTGTTTGGGTCATATAAGATCATCCTCTCCCCTGGTATGTCATCATCAACAGGAATGGCGGCACCATGTGTATCTTCCATAGCAGGAGCTTTTCCTTTATCACCATCAGCACTAGCTGCTGCGACAGCCTCCTTAGCAGCCTGCTCGGCCTTATCATCCTCATCCCTTAAACCCAAAAGCACATACATCTGGTCTTCATCAATGAGTTCCATCCTTCCCTCTTCTTCATCTTGCCTCTCAACAATCTGCAGTGTATCCCAATCAACAAGCTGTCCTTGGTGTGGGTGTTCCGCATTTTGGAA
This genomic interval carries:
- the LOC120675876 gene encoding uncharacterized protein LOC120675876 — protein: MGPKELRDKLQDDHKCVIHYDTVCKGRQIALKKLYGSWEDSFQMLFNWKAEVMKRSPGSVIEIGIQQVDENVYFHRFFCALGPCIEGFRNGCRPYLSIDSTALNGRWNGHLAAATAIDGHNWMYPVAFGFIDGETTDNWTWFMTQLHNALGDIPVLAICTDACKGLEKAVKDVFPNAEQRECFRHLMQNFIKRWGGDAYSKMYPAARAYRVQVFQYFFNSVVESSTEILQWLYDHHKLKWMRSAFDPAIKCDYVTNNLAECFNNWIKDWKDLPVVELADKIREMIMILWNKRRRIAEKLHGKILPAVLHQLKMKTRGLGHLYVVKADSLVAEVWDSTTTHNRHVVKPYLNECTCLEWQHTGKPCQHALALITAQQALDVKLEDFVHEYYSVQRFKNAYYTIIEPLPDRTHWPNVDLPFVVGAPLDKKTAGRYRKLRIKGFLEGGGSKGKRDAKETAKEVDKEATNEADKEADKFKKKMIRGKRRCNGCGELGHGETSYKCRLNGTKKRKRKPRKNTTKYGDKAKVPSQKKQKTKTNIDDNGAAPNVHENEANIDDNGAAPNAQENIVAVRSPSKPTKESIMQASPHRLTRSRLAMLMGEGGGEQATMQNSPPRDHQQKS
- the LOC120675074 gene encoding uncharacterized protein LOC120675074; this encodes MNPTAVLINPRVWRPMEFNWLELLSSEISDPENISVSARLDGEPEPSLAVVSPLADGGGGSGGDNTFQNAEHPHQGQLVDWDTLQIVERQDEEEGRMELIDEDQMYVLLGLRDEDDKAEQAAKEAVAAASADGDKGKAPAMEDTHGAAIPVDDDIPGERMILYDPNKPSMDLGTVYPSMEEFRLAVRQFAINEEFELKIVKTCPKKYVADCRVEGCPWHLIGNRQPDRKTIMVFIY